The Arachidicoccus terrestris genome includes the window CGGAACACTTGCTGGAAATTATGGTCGGTTATTCCTGCGGCGATCTGTTGCAAAAGAGTCTGCTTCTGAGCCCAAATGCCGGTTTTTGACCCCTGGGCATAAAGGACACCTGTCGCACCATTCAGCAGCAGGTTTAGATATAAAAGAATGCGCGTTCTTGTTATCATACAGGAAAATTACTCAGAAATTGGATGAGAACCAATAGTCTTGGGTAATTTTCATGTCTCTGAAACTATATGCCATAAAATCAGTAACTTCACTGACTATATTTTACTACGCCTTTTGTGAGATGACCAAGAAGTATATGGCAACAGTAGGGGCGAATTTATTTTAAACATCACCAGCTATGATATCCTATTCTAATTTTGCCTGCCGATACATTCGGAAGCATAATCTGATGGCTGTATTTTTAATGATAACGACAATGACTGCGATAATGCCAACAACGTATGCCCAGGTTTCATCTAAATTAAAGACGGACAAACATTTACAGACGGAACTGGCGCACCTGCTGCATGACTTTCACGGCACTGCCGGGGTTTATGTAGAGAATCTGCGTACAGGTAAAATCGCTACGGTGAATGCAGATACGATATTTCCGACGGCGAGCATCATTAAAGTGCCGATACTCCTGGGCATTTTCGATAAAATAAAGAAAGGCACTTTGCAATATAATCAACCATTATTATATGACACGTCCAGGTTCAGAGGAGGATCCGGACTGATGCAGTTTTTTAAAGACAGCACTAAAACAAGTCTGGATGTGCTCATATCGTTAATGATCGGGTACAGCGATAATGTAGCGGCGCTATGGTGTCAGGAATTGGCGGGGGGCGGCGCGGAGATTAACCAGTTGCTGGCCAGGATGGGGTTTAAGGATACAAGAGTAAATTCCAGAACGGCTGGCAGAGATAGTGCTTATCATCTGTACGGCTGGGGACAGACGACACCCCGGGAAATGGCCGGCATATTGAAACTGATCAGGTCCGGTAAAGCCATAGACAGGCGCAGCAGTGATTGTATGTATCGTCAGATGAGCCATATTTTTTATGATGGCTATGCGCTCTCACAAATACCGCCCTATATACAGACTGCTTCCAAACAGGGAATGGTCAATGATTCCCGTTCAGAACTCGTTATGGTGAATGCGCCCCATGGTGATTATGTCTTTTACATTGCTACTAAAAACAACCTGGATGAGCGCTGGGAAAAAGACTGCGAAGCCTGGGTGCTGGCCAGAAAGGTCTCCGCTTTATTATGGCATTATTTTGAGCCGAAAGAGGCGGCTAAATGGCATCCGGCCAAAGAGGCATTAAAGCTGGTGCCTTAATACCTCTTGTGCCGGATATATTCTTTGTTTGCCTAGTTAAGCCTAGTTAATCTCCAGGCGGCTGCGTTCCAATAATTTGCCGTCTTTATATATTTCGTAAGGGTACCAGCCGGTACGTAGGAAGCTGCTTTTACTCAATATGAGTTCGCTGTCCTCAAATCTGGGTATTTTAAACAACACAGAGGTGCCATTTTGTTTATAGATCGTCATCGAGTAATCTGACAGATCCCGCTCGGGGAATTTTAGGACAATATAGCCATCGGCATTAATGTATAGAAATTTAGAAACAGGTCTGAGTTCGGTTGTGGAACTAGCCATGGCTGCAACTGCATTATATTTAACGTATTGAATCGTACTGTCATTGACAAAATACAAGGTGTCACTCGTATTATTGATAACTGAATCTTTTAAGTGCTGAAGCTGCTTAAAGGCAAGTTTTCTGGTATTTGTTCCCGTGACCGTAATCATTTTACTGTTATTAAGTTGACCAAGCAGGTTGTCCGGTACAAATCCTGTAGCGATCTTTTTGGCTTTGGTAAAATAATAGCTGCCATTCGTAAGCATATAGTACAGACGGTAGTAATCCGCACCGGGTGCGGGTTTGTTGTCCGTATAGGCATTTGCTTCGAGGGTGAGGTTGTTGACAGAATAGATCGTCCGGAACCCTCTAATGCTGTCCGTAGAACGCTGGATATTCAATACTTTCAGACGCTCCCCGAAATTATTTTTCCAGGAAAGAACGGTTTGCTGTTTGGGCCCTTTCATAATATTAAAATCAGGAAGTGCGGGTTGTGCCAACAACGCTGTAGACATACAACAAATCCAAATCAGTAAAATGTATTTTTTTTCTATCATGTTTAACCTTTCTTGCAGGCAACAGAGGAAAACCTTCCTTTTGCCTTCTTTTGGATAAAATTGGGACAAATGTAATGCAAAATATGCTCCATTTATTGCCCCTGAGACGGGCCTTTCAATAACATAGTGTGTCTGGTGATAGAGAATCGTTACCCTGCAGACCACCTGTGTGTAAAAATAAAACCCGGCTATCCTCAGACAGTTCAGCGTTTTGTAAGTAATTTTTTAGTCCATAAAAAGCTTTTGCAGTATAGACAAAATCTAACGGAAGCTTAACAGTTTGATACGTTTTGTTCATAAAATTGATTAATTCCGGCGTTTTTTTCGCATATCCGCCAAAAGTATAATCAGTGATTATTTGGTAATTTTTACGGCAGTCCTGCTTATCAAGTAACGCCTCCATTTCGACCGTAATCGTATTTTGGTTATTGAGCACAGCCATTCCAATCACTTTCTGATAGGGCAGCGCCCCTTGAATCAATCCAGCCATGGTGGTTCCTGTACCGACGGCAGTGACAAGATGCGTGTAGTCCCAATAAGGGACCGCTTTTAACATGTCCCGGATACCAGCTGCACCTTGAATGCCATAACCTCCCTCCGGTATCCAGTAATAGTTGCCGTCAGGATCATGCATTGCCTGCATCCTTTGTTTATCCTTATAGTCCGTCCGGCTGACAAAGATGAGCTTCATGTTATAAGAGAGGGCATTTTCCAGCGTATGAGAGAGTACACTTGGTTTTTCACCACGTATAATGCCCATGGAAGTTAAACCTTTCATCCTGGCTGCATAGGCAGTTGCTACAATATGGTTGGAGTAGGCGCCCCCGAAGGTGGCAATGGCCTTTGCTCTGTTTTGCTCCGCCTGCTGAAGGTAACCTGAAAGTTTAAACCATTTGTTACCGCTAACAATTGTATGTATTTTATCCATTCGCAAAATGTCTACAGGCCACCGCTGATGCGCATGTGTGTCATTGGGCAGCGATTGTATTGGAATGACGGAAAACATCAGAAAATTTAATTGGAGTTGAAACGATAATATTTTAGTTTCGCCAAAGTTTAAACAAATTATCCAATTATGAAACAACCTACCCTGGTAATTTTAGCGGCGGGTATGGCAAGTCGTTACGGGAGCCTTAAACAGATACAATCTTTTGGACCTTCCGGTGAAACAATTATTGAATACTCTATTTATGATGCTATCCGCGCCGGGTTTAAGAAAGTGATTTTTATCATTAGAAAGGATTTTGTCGAAGATTTCAAGGAAATATTCGAACCTAAACTGAAGGGCAGAATTGAGGTAGACTATGTATTTCAAGAATTAACAGCCTATACTGACGGCTTTGATATTCCTTCGGAAAGAACAAAGCCTTTTGGTACTGCGCAGGCGATTCTTTGTTGTAAAGGCAAAATTGACGGGCCTTTTGCTGTGATCAATGCAGATGATTTTTATGGAGCTGACGCCTTCCAGAAAGCTTATGCCTTCCTGGATGCAAAAGTTGCTGATAATGTATATGGTTCTATTGCCTATAAATTGAAAAATACCCTGAGTGATAACGGATCCGTCTCCAGGGGAGAGATCATAACCAATGGTGATGGGCAGATGACAGGTATTGAAGAAAGATTGAAAATATATAAAAAAGACGGTAAAATTGTTTTTGAGGATGGTGACACTGAGACTGAAATGGCACCCGATACATTTGTATCTATGAACTTTTTCTGTTTTGATCCATCTTTCGTGGAACTGTGCGCCTCGGAGTTCCAACCTTTTTTGGAGAAGAATATCACCGATATTAAAAGCGAATTTCTGATGCCAAAAGTTGCAGACACATTTATCAAAGAGAAAAATGGTATTATTGATGTAATACCAACTGACGCTAAATGGTTCGGTGTCACGTATAAAGAGGATGCTCCGGTCGTAAAAAAAGAACTAGATGAACTCTTAAAAGCGGGTGTATATCCTGACAATCTGTGGGCATAATCAGATAATCTGTAGATAAACTCGGAAAACTGTAATTTTAAAGTCAGCCAGCCATCTATAGATTATAAAATATTAGCAAATGTTTTATAAAACATAACCTACCTTTATATTCTAAATTAAAAATAAGTAGTATATGGTAACCAAAAAATACAAAATCCTTCTTTGCGAGGATGACCAAAATTTGGGAATGGTTTTAAAGAACTACCTGGAACTCAATGATTACGAAGTGGTCCTGGAACGTGACGGCCGGCTTGGGCTGGCTGCCTTCCAAAGAGAAGGAGCTGATATTTGCTTATTGGACGTAATGATGCCTCATATGGACGGTTTTACATTAGCAGAGGAAATCCGGGATATAAATCCGGATGTACCTTTGTTCTTCCTGAGTGCCAAAACCATGAAAGAGGATATTATTCAGGGATATAAACTGGGTGCGGATGACTATATCACTAAACCCTTTGACAGTGAAGTTTTATTACTGAAGATAAAAGCGATTCTGAAACGGAACGAAGAGGTCAATAAAGAGAATGAGTATGTTGAATTTGATTTAGGTGGATTCCATTTTAACCCTCGTTTGCGTCAGCTAATACACGGAGATGAAACACATACGCTTTCTCCAAAAGAAAATGAACTCTTGAAAATGCTCGCCGAGCATAAAAACGATCTTTTACCCAGAGAGAAAGCATTGAAGAAGATCTGGGGTAGCGATACCTATTTCAATGGCCGTAGTATGGACGTCTATATCGCCAAGCTCCGTAAGTACTTAAAAGAAGATGATCAGATCGAAATTGTCAACATTCACGGCAATGGCTTCCGTTTGGTAGCGCCGTAACGCAGATAAGTTGGCTATTTTGCAATAAATGCCAATAAACAAAGAGCCGATTCATTTGATTTGAATCGGCTCTTTGTAATTAATGGGAATGGCTGCTCGTTATTTATGGTGTTTTTTACTCATGTAAAAAGTCAGCTTACCGCCACTCGTAATATCTGATTGTGTAATTGTTTTGCTGTCCAGTTTTTTACCATTGAGCTCTACTTTACTGACATAGACATTTCCAGGTGACTGATTGATCGCTTCTACAGTGAATGTCTTACCATTTTCCAGTGAAATACTGGCTGACTTCACCAGTGGACTGCCCAGACTGTAATGATCGCTACCCGGTGCGACTGGATAGAACCCAAGAGCGCTGAATATATACCATGCACTCATTTGTCCGGTATCATCATTACCGCCTAAACCATCCGGTCCGTTATGGTACTGTGATTTAAGGATCATTCTTACGGTGCTTTGCGTTTTCCAGGGTTCAGTGGTCCAGTTGTATAAATACGCGATATGGTGGGAAGGCTCATTGCCGTGCACATAGTTGCCGATCAGCCCATCTCTGGTGATATCTTCGGTATGCGCAAAATATTTATCGGGCAGATAGGTTGTAAATAGCGCATCCAGTCTTTTAATAAATGCTCTGTCTCCGCCTAGTAACGCAATGAGTCCTTTAGGGTCATGTGGCACATATAAGGTATAATTCCAGGCATTTCCTTCTATAAAACCTTCTCCAGAAGTTTCCAAAGGATCGAATTTCTTCCTGAACTGACCTGCCTTATTTTTGGGACGCATGTATCCTATGGAAGGGTCATATACGTTTTTGTAGTTTTGTGCTCTTTTTGTAAACTGCTGATATATTTGTTCATTACCCAGCTTTTTTGCCATTTGGGCTACACACCAGTCATCGTACGCATATTCGAGGGTCGTTGAAACAGAAGTGGCACTCATCGAATCTGGGATATACCCGTATTTTTCGTAAGCAGGAATATTATCATAGAGAGGATTAGTGGCCGTCGTTACGGCAGCCTCCAGCGCTTTTTTTGTATCAAATCCCGCAATATTTTTGGCAACGGCGTCTGCAAGTACAGAGACGGCGTGATAACCGGTCATGCACCAGCCTTCATTGGCATAGGTAGACCATACGGGCAACATGCGTATAATGCTTTGATCAAAATGCTTCAACATAGATTCTACCATGTCCCCGGCTCTTTTGGGTTGCAGGATGGTAAATAATGGGTGAAGGGCCCGGTGCGTATCCCAAAGGGAGAAAGTTGTATAATTGGTAAAACCTTCTTCTGCCGCGTTGTGTATCTGTTGATCCAACCCTTTATATGCTCCATCGACATCCATGTAAATGGTTGGATTGATAAAGCTGTGATACATGGCCGTGTAGAAATTGATCTTATCGGAATCACTGACTGTCTGTATTTTTACTTTTTCCAGTTGCTTTTCCCAGGCCAACTGCCCTTCATTTTTAATTTTGTTGAAATCCCAGCCGGCAGCTTCAGCTTTCATATTGTCCAGTGCGCCCGTGTAGCTGACCGGAGAGAGGGCCATTTTAATCTTGACTTTTTCTCCTTGAGTCGTATTAAAATTAAAATAAGCCCTGATGTCGTGTCCCTGGATCAGCGGAAAGTTTTTAGTTACATCAAACCTTCTCCAAAAACCGATGTATGGCTCATTGGTAGAATAATTCCTGTAGCCATAGCTTTTGAAGGGTTTGGAGAATCGCATGGCAAAATACTCCGTTCTGTTTTTAGCCCACCCGTTCGTCTGCCTATAACCGACAACGGTGGAGTCATCCAGAACCCGTATATAGGTCCAGACGTCTTTGCCAGGGTAATTGTATAAATTATAGGTCATATCCAGAATGATATGTGCGCTGTCTGAGGCCGGAAATGTATATTGATGCATACCCACTCTGGTCGTAGCGGTAAGCTCTGCCTTAATACCATAATCTTCCAGTTCAACACTATAATAATTGGCTGCTGCCGTCTCGGTCTTATGGGAAAAACGGGAGCGGAACCCGCTATCTGGATCTGTTGCTGTGCCGGGATTAAGTTGTAGCTTACCTACAGTTGGCATTACAAGGAAATCTCCGAGATCGGAATGCCCCGTTCCATTAAAATGTGTATGTGCGAACCCGACGATGGTCTTATCATCATATTGATAGCCGGCACAGTATTTATAGACATCAGGCACATACTTGCCGTCTACACTATAGGGAATGGTGTCGGTCTCTGGACTGAGTTGCACGGCACCAAAGGGAACGGTGGCTCCAGGAAAAGTATGCCCCATACGCTGTGTTCCGATTATGGGCTTGACAAATTGCACCAATGGCAGGTCCTTTTCAGATTGAGCAAAATTCGTTTCGGCTATAAGTGTTAGACAGCCTAACAGTATAACTGTTCTTTTTATCATTCTTTAATATTTAATGCTTACTTCAGTCACTGACCAATAGGTTTTTGGCTACTTCACTGCTGATCATAACAGGCGTGCGATTACCAATACGGATCACCATGGAATGGTCAAATTCCTGGATCTCTTTTACTTCGATCTTATCGTTTATGGTCATTTTGATTTTATCCAGATATTGTAGAAATGCTGTAGTATGATTGGCGACGCCAATCAGTCTGAAACTACCAGGCTCTTCCACCGTAATCAGCGGAAAGGTCTGGGACTGTGGCAGCTGTCCGTTCTTGTCCGGGATGGGGTCCCCATGGGGATCAAATTTTGGGAAACCGAGCAATTTATCTAACTGGCGGATCAGTTTATCGGATTGGATATGCTCTAATTGTTCAGCAATTTCGTGCACTTCATCCCAGGTGAAAGCCAGTTTGTTGACCAGAAAAGTTTCCCAGAGCCGATGCTTGCGGATAACTTTTAACGCCAGTGCTTCACCCTGAAGCGTCAATGCAGCCCCATCAATCCGGTTGTAATCAATCAGGTTCTTTTCATTTAATTTCTTGAGCATCTCTGTCACAGTTGCAGGGTTGATATGCAACATTTCTGCAATTGAAAGATTGGCAATCTTCCCTTTACTTTGTCTGGAAAGGGTGTATATAGTTTTTAAATAGTTCTCTTCTGTAAAGGAAATGGCTTGTTCCATAATAATAAAATTGAGTGCACGTTTAATACTGGTAAAGTTATCTTTATCTTCCGGGCAAACCTAATGATCATTCATGAAAGTTTGCGATTAGAAAAGACCTATTTTGCAGGTCATGAGAAGATATGTTAATCAGTCTTTTATGCACATTCAATCTGGCCTTATTAACTTTTTTATTGTTCTATCAAGAAAAGCCAGACCCGTCGAATGGGTCGTTTTAAGCCTACTGGGGTTGTTCCTGGTTCTCCCCGCCAGCAGCCATGCCCAACAGCTTCCGCAAGATAGTATAGAATTGCAAATTCAGAGGTTGGACAGCAGCTCGTTAGATGTTCATTTAGGATTTATTAGCAGTTTTCCTACAATTGATTCCTGTAAACATTATTTACAGTTACTTCCGGCAAAGTTACAAGCTGCAGGCTATATTGGTGCTTCTGTAGATTCTTTCTGGCAGGAAGATGCTCATCTTATGAAAGCTAGTCTTTATATAGGCCCAGCTTATAAATGGGCCGCAATAGAATTATCCGACGAAGAACAGGCAATTCTTGAAAGCCAGCGGATCTATCCCCGTGATATAGCCGGAAGCGTTGTCAAACCAGAAATCATTAGAACCATATTAGAGGGGCTCATCAATTATTATCTGGACCGGGGTTATCCTTTCGTCAGAACCCGACTGGATAGCGTCCGTTTTGAGCCAGCCTCCGGCCATCAAAATCAGATGAGCGTCAGGGCAAAGATATCAGTAGATAAAGGTCTCCGGTATACGATCGATACGATTCTGATTAAAGGAAACGCACAAGTTAAGCCCCGTTTCCTGAGCCAGTACCTTAATATTCATCCGGGAGAAGCTTTTAATCAGTCTAAAATACAGGCAGCTGACCGGTTACTTAAGAATCTGCCTTATGTTAAATGGAATGGCCCATCTCAAATTAGTATGGGTATTTCGGGAGCAACCCTGAATGTACTACTAGATAAAAAGCCGACCAACCAGATCGATGCGCTGATCGGTTTTATGCCAGCGGGCGGCGAACCGGGAGGCAAACTTCAGGTGACAGGCCAGGTTGCCTTATTGCTCAAGAACGCATTTGGCAGCGGAGAAATGATCAATATTAACTGGGAGCAATTGCAGCCACAGTCGCCTAACATCGCACTTGCTTTTCAACGCCCTTATATTATGCACTCGCCCTTCGGGCTGGATCTTAGCTTTAGTCTCTATAAAAAGGACTCCGCTTATGTGAATGTTGCAGCCAATATCGGAACTACTTATCAGTTTTCCCCTTTACAGACGGGCCGGATATTCCTGAATTTGGCTTCTTCCAGACTATTGGACGTGGATACGCTGACCATAATTGCGGAAAAACAACTACCCGAGATTATGGATGTCCATTCTGTAAACATGGGTCTGGGGTATCAGATAAATACAACAGACTACCGGTTCAATCCCCGAAGAGGCACAGAACTGGATCTGGAAGCCATTATCGGCAATAAGAAAGTCAAAAAGAACAACGCTATTACCCAGATTACTCCAGTAGACGGTTTTGACTATGCGAGCTTGTACGACACGGTTCCGTTAAGCAGTTATCAGGTGAGAGTTCGCCTGGCAGCGGCTAAATATTTACCTGTAGGCAAATATGGTGTCCTCAAACTGGCAGCGAATGGAGGGCTGTATCAAAGTGCTCACATTTTCGTAAATGAGATGTTTATGGTAGGAGGATATGAGTTGCTCCGGGGATTTGATGAGCAAAGCATTTATGCGACCTCATATGGAATAGGGACGCTGGAATACCGGTATCTGATTGGCCAAAACTCGTATTTTTTTGGATTCTCTGATTTTGGGTATGCCGGCTATCACAATCACATAAAGAATATAAATAACGGGTATCTAAGTTTCGGCCTGGGAATGGCCTTTGAAACAAAGGCTGGCATTTTTAATTTTAGTCTGGCCACTGGTAGAGGGGGAGGTAATAGTTTTGGCCTGAATCAGGCCAAAGTACATATTGGCTATGTGACCGTGTTTTAATATCAAAAAATCCGCAAGCGTTTAACACACCTGCGGATTTTTTATTATAATAAAGTATATATCCAATTATGCGACCGCTTTTTTTACCAGATCAGCAGCTTCGCTCAATAAAATAGCTGACTGAACTTTCAAACCACTTTCATCAATAAGCTTTTTCGCTTCTTCTGCGTTAGTTCCCTGCAGTCGTACGATAATGGGAATTTCAATATTGCCGAGTTTATTAAAGGCTTCAATGACACCTGCGGCCACGCGGTCGCAACGAACGATACCACCGAAGATATTGATCAGAATAGCCTTGACATTAGGGTCCTTCAAGATAATCCTGAAGCCAGCTTCAACAGTTTCTGCATTGGCAGTGCCGCCTACATCCAGAAAGTTGGCAGGATCTCCACCGCTGAGTTTGATCATATCCATCGTTGCCATGGCCAGGCCTGCACCGTTAACCATACAACCCACATTACCGTCCAGTTTAACAAAGTTCAGGTTGTATTGGCCTGCCTCAACTTCAGTAGGATCTTCTTCTGTGACATCTCTGAGGGCCTCGATGTCCGGATGGCGCATCAATGCATTTTCATCAATATTAAGTTTACAATCGACTGCAATGATTTTATCGTCGGATGTTTTAAATAATGGGTTGATTTCCAGCATGGAAGCGTCCGTTCCAATATAGGCGTTATACAGATTGGTCACGAATTTGACACAATTTTTAAAAGCCTGACCGGAAAGACCGAGATTAAAGGCAATTTCACGAGCCTGGTAAGGCATCAGTCCACCACCTGGGTAAACCCATTCTTTAAAAATCTTCTCCGGTGTTTTTTCAGCGACTTCTTCAATGTCCATACCGCCTTCGGTACTATACATAATGACATTTTGTCCTTTGGAGCGATCCAGCAGGATAGAAAGATAGAATTCTTTGATCGGCTGGTCACCCTCATAGTAAGCATCTTTAGCGACAAAGATCTTATTTACTTTTTTCCCTTCAGGCCCCGTTTGCTTGGTGACAAGTACACCTCCCAGGATATTACGTGCAACGGCAGCTGCTTCCTCAGCACTTTTAACTACTTGAACACCATGCTGTTCTGTTCCCTGTATGGTCCCTTTACCACGTCCGCCGGCATGGATTTGTGCTTTGATAACGGCGAACTTACTGTTGGTTTCCGATTTTATCTGACGATAGGCCTCTTCTGCGGCCATTACGGAGTCAGCTGAGATGCCTTCCTGTACAGGTACATTATATTTTTTCAATAATTCTTTTGCCTGGTATTCATGCAAATTCATAAGACTACATTTAAGATTTATAGTGGCACGAAGATAAGCCAACTCGACCAATGTGCAAAGGTTGATTTCTAACTTGATCGTTTCCTTTAAGGTTTGTCACCGTGACTGAACAGAGAAAATTTCAGCCGTTAAAATCGACTGAGGTCTTTTAGCGCGACTTTTCCTTCATAAATGGCTTTACCGACAATAGCTGCCGCACAACCAATGTCTGCCAATGCTTCCAGATCGGTCATAGAACTGACACCTCCACTGGCAATGAAGTATAGTTCAGGAAATTGTTTTATAATGTCTTCGTACAAGGGAAGGGAAGGTCCTTGTAAAAGCCCATCCTTGGAGACATCTGTACAGAAGATGTTTTTTATCCCTTTTTTGTGGTATTTTTTAATAAAATCAAATACAGACAGATCAGTCGTCTCCAGCCAACCGCCTATTGTAATGAGTTCATTTTTCACATCTGCTCCCAGTAGGAATTTATCTGCACCATATATGTCGATCCATTCAGTGAACAGTGCTTCATTTTTAACGGCGATAGATCCTATGGTGGCGTATTTAGCTCCGGAACTGAGTACAATCTCAACATCATTTTCGGTTTTAATACCACCGCCAAAATCAATGTTCAGGTTCGTCGCCGAAGCAATATTTTCCAGTACCTTCCAATTGGTTACTTTACCGGCTTTGGCACCATCCAGGTCGACGAGATGCAGCCTGTTGAGGCCAGCGGCTTCGAAAGCCTGTGCTACTTCAACCGGGTTTTCATTGTATATGGTTTTCTGATTATAATCGCCCTGGGTCAGACGGACACATTTGCCGTCAATCAGGTCTATGGCGGGAATGATTTGCATATATGAAATTAAGTATTTTGATGATCGTTAATAAAGAATGCGCAACAAAATTGGGGTGTTGCGCATTCTTTTATCTATTAATTAGAACTATATGATCTTATCCAATTTTTGCCTGCAGATTTTTATCCAGTGCATCAAGGAATTCCTCCGTGGTCAGATAGTGTTCTCCAGCTTTAACGTCTTTACCGTACACGCAAATAGCGAGATCTTTGGTCATTTTGCCACCTTCAACGGTTTCAATACAAACTTTTTCCAGGGTATTGGCAAAATCGATCAGCGCTTGATTGTCATCCAGCTTACCACGGAATGCAAGGCCTCTGGTCCATGCAAATATGGAGGCAATCGGGTTGGTAGAAGTCTTGTTGCCTTTCTGATGTTCACGGTAATGGCGCGTAACGGTACCATGTGCTGCTTCCGCCTCCATGACTTTTCCGTCAGGGGTAACCAAAGTTGAGGTCATTAGACCTAAACTGCCAAACCCTTGTGCAACGGTATCGCTCTGTACATCACCATCGTAGTTTTTACAGGCCCATACGAAATTACCATGCCACTTTAAAGCAGAAGCCACCATATCATCGATCAGGCGATGCTCATAGGTAATACCTGCGGCTTCAAATTTAGCTTTGAATTCATTTTGATAGATC containing:
- the sucC gene encoding ADP-forming succinate--CoA ligase subunit beta, giving the protein MNLHEYQAKELLKKYNVPVQEGISADSVMAAEEAYRQIKSETNSKFAVIKAQIHAGGRGKGTIQGTEQHGVQVVKSAEEAAAVARNILGGVLVTKQTGPEGKKVNKIFVAKDAYYEGDQPIKEFYLSILLDRSKGQNVIMYSTEGGMDIEEVAEKTPEKIFKEWVYPGGGLMPYQAREIAFNLGLSGQAFKNCVKFVTNLYNAYIGTDASMLEINPLFKTSDDKIIAVDCKLNIDENALMRHPDIEALRDVTEEDPTEVEAGQYNLNFVKLDGNVGCMVNGAGLAMATMDMIKLSGGDPANFLDVGGTANAETVEAGFRIILKDPNVKAILINIFGGIVRCDRVAAGVIEAFNKLGNIEIPIIVRLQGTNAEEAKKLIDESGLKVQSAILLSEAADLVKKAVA
- the hisA gene encoding 1-(5-phosphoribosyl)-5-[(5-phosphoribosylamino)methylideneamino]imidazole-4-carboxamide isomerase; amino-acid sequence: MQIIPAIDLIDGKCVRLTQGDYNQKTIYNENPVEVAQAFEAAGLNRLHLVDLDGAKAGKVTNWKVLENIASATNLNIDFGGGIKTENDVEIVLSSGAKYATIGSIAVKNEALFTEWIDIYGADKFLLGADVKNELITIGGWLETTDLSVFDFIKKYHKKGIKNIFCTDVSKDGLLQGPSLPLYEDIIKQFPELYFIASGGVSSMTDLEALADIGCAAAIVGKAIYEGKVALKDLSRF